GGCGCGCCAGCCAGGCGCGGTCCGCTCGCACGTCGGCCACACCCGGCATCCTGCCCAGCCGCGTGGCAAGGCCATCGACGTCCGCGCCCGCGGCACGGTCAGGCCGGAGCCTGACCTCGATTGATGCCGGAAGGGGGTTCTGGTCGAGCGCCGCGGCGGCGGCGCCGAGATCCGGGAAATCGCGCCCGAACCGGCGCAGCGCCTCCGATTTGGCAATGAACGACCGGCGGGCGGACACGCCGCTCGCATCGATCTGCCGCTCGATCGCGGCAATGTCATCCGGGCTGGCGTCATCGCGGAGGAACACGGACATTTCGGCGCTCTCCTGCCACCGCGCGAGCAGGCCCTCGACGTTGCGGACGCCCACGGCGAATCCGCCGGGAATGGCCATCGCCGCCGCGATGGTGATGACGGCGAGCAGGCTCGCGCCCCGACGCCTCCAGAGGCTCGTCGCCGCCTCGCTGAGGAAGTAGCGCGCCGCACCCATTCAGAGGACCTCCGCGAGGCGCCCGTGTTCGAGGCTCAAGGATTTTCGACCGACGCGCCTGATGAGCTCGCGATCGTGCGTGGCGACCAGCACGGTGGTGCCCCGCGCGTTGATCTCGCGGAACAGATTCATGATTTCGAGCGACAGGTCCGGATCGAGGTTGCCCGTCGGCTCGTCCGCGAGAATCACGAGCGGATCGTTGACGATCGCGCGCGCGATGGCGACACGCTGCTGCTCGCCGCCGGACAACTCGGGCGGGTAAGCCGTCATCCGATGCTGCAGTCCCACCCACTTGAGCACCTGGTACGTCCGCCGTCGCTGCTGCGAATCGGAGAGCCCGAGCACGCGCATGACGAACGCGACGTTCTCGAGCACGGTCTTGCCGGGAATCAGCTTGAAATCCTGGAACACGAACCCGAGGCTGCGGCGGTACGCCTGGACCTGGGGCGGCCGCATGTCGGACAGATCGCGGCCGTTGACGACGATCCTCCCGGTTGTCGGGAGGTCCTGCCGCAGCAGCAGCCTGAGCAGCGTGGACTTACCCGCTCCACTCGGACCGGTGAGGAAGACGAACTCCCCCTTGTCGATCCGGAGCGACAAGTCCCGAAGCGCATACACTCCCCGGCTGTACACCTTGGAAACGCGGGAGGCTTCGATCACGGGTGTGCGAGGAGGATAACACGGCCCCCTCCACGTGCCACGTGCCGCCGGTGGCCTTCATGACCTGGCCCACCAGGAATCCGAATGTCTTGCCCTTGCCGGCCCGATAGTCCTCGGCGGCCGACGGGTTCGCTTCGAGCACGGCGCGCACGGCCGCACCGATCGCATCCGCATCGTCAATCCGCGCGAGCCCCTCGGCGCTGACGATGTCCGCCGCGGTGCGACCGGTCGCGCACATCTTCTCGAACACGTCCTTCGCGGTGGAACCGCTCACGGCGCCCGTGTCGATGAGGCGGATCAGCTCGCCCAGGCGCTCGGGGGGAATCGGGGCCGACGCGATCTCGGCGCCCGTTTCCTTCAGCTTGCGCTGCAACTCCCCCATCACCCAGTTCGCCGCGGCCTTCGCGTTCCCGGCGCTCGCGGCGGTCGCTTCGAAGTAGCGGCCCACCGCTGCTGTCTGGCTGAGCAGGGCCGCGTCCGCTTCGGGCAACGCGTAGCTGCGCATGAATCGCTGCTTGCGCGCGTCGGGCAACTCGGGCAGCGCG
This portion of the Acidobacteriota bacterium genome encodes:
- a CDS encoding ABC transporter permease; this encodes MGAARYFLSEAATSLWRRRGASLLAVITIAAAMAIPGGFAVGVRNVEGLLARWQESAEMSVFLRDDASPDDIAAIERQIDASGVSARRSFIAKSEALRRFGRDFPDLGAAAAALDQNPLPASIEVRLRPDRAAGADVDGLATRLGRMPGVADVRADRAWLARLAALMRLVRALGLVVALLLAVAAAFTVANVVRLAAVARRQEIEIMQLVGAPAVYVRGPFVAEGVLQGGAGALLAVLGLWTGFLALQVRYGTLLTGALGLSELSFMTAGLAVSLVAGGMAIGCVGGYIAARGVRTN
- the ftsE gene encoding cell division ATP-binding protein FtsE produces the protein MIEASRVSKVYSRGVYALRDLSLRIDKGEFVFLTGPSGAGKSTLLRLLLRQDLPTTGRIVVNGRDLSDMRPPQVQAYRRSLGFVFQDFKLIPGKTVLENVAFVMRVLGLSDSQQRRRTYQVLKWVGLQHRMTAYPPELSGGEQQRVAIARAIVNDPLVILADEPTGNLDPDLSLEIMNLFREINARGTTVLVATHDRELIRRVGRKSLSLEHGRLAEVL